AGCCGTCCGCCGGGCGATGAGTGTCACCAGGTTGCCCTAAGCGACTGTCGTGCACGTGCGGGGCCGGTCGTTTGTGGCCGACATCTGGTCGCTGGCGCGGCCATATTGGGTGTCGGAAGAAAAGTGGGTGGCGCGTGGGCTGCTGGCGCTGGTCGTCGGGCTGTCGCTCGGCTCGATCTACATCGCCGTGCTGGTCAACCACTGGAACCTGGCGTTCTACAACGCGCTGCAGGAATTCGACGCCATTGAGTTTTTTCGCCAGCTGCTGATCTTCCTCGGGCTGACCGCCGCCAACGTGGTGTGCGCGGTGTACCAGGTCTATTTCGGCCAGATGTTGCAGATCCGGTGGCGGCGCTGGCTCACGGAGTCGTTTCTGGCGGCCTGGCTCAAGGACCACTCGTATTACCGTGGTGCTCTCCTCGGTGCAGTGTCGGAGAACCCGGACCAGCGCATCAGCGAGGACATCGGGCTCTTCGTCGTATACACCCTGAGTATGACGCTGGGGATGCTCACCTCAGCGGTGACGCTGGTGTCGTTCATCGCGATCCTCTGGAGTCTCTCCGGATCGCTACTGGTCCCGCTCGGGCCGCTCGGTGCGGTCAGCATTCCGGGATACATGGTGTGGGCGGCGTTGCTCTACGCCAGTCTCGGCACTTGGCTGGCGCTGCGCATCGGCGCACCGCTGGTGCGGCTGAACTTCGACCTGCAGCGCTACGAGGCGGATTTCCGCTTGAGCATGGCGCGGGTGCACGACAACGCCGAGAGCATCGCCCTGACGCGCGGCGAGGCCAACGAGCAGGTCCGCTTCCGCGAGCGTTTCACGCGCATTCTGCGCAACTACTGGGCGATCATGCGGCGACAGAAGCGGCTGAGCGCGTTCACCTGGATCTACGGGCAGCTGGCGCTGGTGTTTCCTCTGCTCGTCGCTGCGCCGCGCTACTTCGCGCACCAGATCATGCTCGGCGGCCTCATGCAGACGGCGCAGGCCTTCGGGCAAGTGCAGGGCGCGCTGAGCTTCATCGTCAACAGTTATCCCGACATCGCCCGCTGGCGTGCCGCCGTCGATCGGCTCATCGGCTTCGAGCGCGCCCTGCGCAACCCGGCAACGTGTGGGAGCGTGGAGCGCCGCATCGAGGTCCGGCGCGCGCCGACCCTCGCACTGCATGTCGACGATCTCGACATCGATCTGCCCAGCGGGGCTCCGCTGCTGCGCGCCCTGAGCTTCACGGTGCTCCCGGGCCGCTCGTTGCTCATCGTCGGTCCTGCCGGCGCGGGCAAAACGACGCTGCTGCGTGCCATCGCCGGCATCTGGCCATACGGCAAGGGCCGCATCGAGATTCCCGATACTGGGCGCGAGGTGATCATGCCGGAGAAACCGTATCTTCCTGTCGGGACCTTGCGCCAAGCGCTCACCTACCCGCAAGTCGACGCGCGCCTTGCGGGTGACGACCTGCAGTGGGACCCGAGCCAGATCGGCAGTGCCCAGCACGCCGGCCTGGCCGAGCGCGACGGTGAAGCGGCCTACTCTAGAGCGCCCATCGGGCCGGAAGGTAGCGGCCTCCCAACCGACGCCGATCTTCAGCGGACCCTCGCCCTGTGCGGCGTGGCGCATCTCGCCAGCCGCCTCGACGACGAGCAAAACTGGTCACAGCGGCTCTCCCTCAAAGAACAGAAACGGCTGGCCTTCGCGCGGCTGTTGTTGCAACGGCCCGACCTCATCTTCCTCGACGAAACGACCTCCGGCCTCGACGATGAGTCGGCGCTATACCTTTACCGCATCCTGCGCGAGGAGCTCCCCGGCGCCATGGTGATCACCGTCGGACACATAGGCCCGTTGCAGCAGCTGCACGACGCCCAACTCGAGCTGCGGCGTTGCGGGGAGCGGAGCTGAGCTGAGCGGTTAGTCGGCGCAGCGCGAGCCCAAGCCGGCGCCCGACGCTAGGCGCTTGCGAGTGAGAACAGGTTACGCGTGAGTTCTTGCGACGGCACCGCATAGCGACCAACGGGAGCGGCCCATAGAAGAGACGCTGGGCGCAGCCCCGATCAGTCGATCCGCGGTCCGTGCTGGCGGTTGACGTACGCCGCGATGATCAAGGCGACGACGATGGCGAGCACCGCGACCAGCAGGGCGTGCAGATAGGCGACGATGCCGAGGACGAACCCCTCGATGAGCCACGTGGCTGCGATGCTCACCCCCAGCAGCACCACCACGCCGGCGGCCCACGGCCAGCCGCGCCACACGCCGACCGCGGCCACGAGCGCACACACCGCTTGCAGGACGAAGCCGATCAGCAGCAACGGCACGGGCTGGCCCACCAGCATCGCGGGCACGTAGCCCGCGATGTACACGCCGTATCCCGCCAGCGCCACGGCAATCAGGAGCA
The sequence above is a segment of the Candidatus Binatia bacterium genome. Coding sequences within it:
- a CDS encoding ABC transporter ATP-binding protein/permease, with translation MHVRGRSFVADIWSLARPYWVSEEKWVARGLLALVVGLSLGSIYIAVLVNHWNLAFYNALQEFDAIEFFRQLLIFLGLTAANVVCAVYQVYFGQMLQIRWRRWLTESFLAAWLKDHSYYRGALLGAVSENPDQRISEDIGLFVVYTLSMTLGMLTSAVTLVSFIAILWSLSGSLLVPLGPLGAVSIPGYMVWAALLYASLGTWLALRIGAPLVRLNFDLQRYEADFRLSMARVHDNAESIALTRGEANEQVRFRERFTRILRNYWAIMRRQKRLSAFTWIYGQLALVFPLLVAAPRYFAHQIMLGGLMQTAQAFGQVQGALSFIVNSYPDIARWRAAVDRLIGFERALRNPATCGSVERRIEVRRAPTLALHVDDLDIDLPSGAPLLRALSFTVLPGRSLLIVGPAGAGKTTLLRAIAGIWPYGKGRIEIPDTGREVIMPEKPYLPVGTLRQALTYPQVDARLAGDDLQWDPSQIGSAQHAGLAERDGEAAYSRAPIGPEGSGLPTDADLQRTLALCGVAHLASRLDDEQNWSQRLSLKEQKRLAFARLLLQRPDLIFLDETTSGLDDESALYLYRILREELPGAMVITVGHIGPLQQLHDAQLELRRCGERS